In Lytechinus variegatus isolate NC3 chromosome 12, Lvar_3.0, whole genome shotgun sequence, a single window of DNA contains:
- the LOC121425243 gene encoding anaphase-promoting complex subunit 4-like, which translates to MQQSFRQLEERNLSVEVTLMQWSPKMDLIALANENGEVLLQRLTWQRQAIWTLTPLGEDEGKEVRALAWRPDGKVLAVGYQSGRLLLCRVEKAEVIHTTHVDQPITCMQWTEALDKDLDSEANGQSSSVKAELGVTPDAANENLSEKFLPKLPSLSKISSIKSYIDDNVEDAKKLKEQKRLNMLAVGCHGGTLTLLAFGVAPIVNVDMSQFIQTTKCGDFLGASLSSDLRTISIIVEYSNEEDITEIYQSLLTLDCVLLASRHQEISRYAKKFGKIRTLMEYLEATLKAVTEAKEDILIEMENKLTKYAQQKPTEESLSDEFLQLLLWGKASPELQQFLVHDLTEKGLKKLDQSVENSYVSIQKLVLKHIHSVGRSLLFQLSELKGMALWYDKYGMLGLSATAIQDAINAVGSFMLKANELLQVIESSLKNFKAFFRWLYVIVMQLMEEPIQQSISKMYQRDINFVADFLAENFTDEPSLDVTKSGFTLERVGQYLRKEDLQFPVTTAPNSWQDFVASTPSLRDSDLLFPWQRERSLSQLHDVVKDAVDHALSRPQSVGGESLTCRESFTLDKRSETDEPEYRTLSQQSLQDQSKLLTVFMTEPAPTRCIYLTRQNTKPDRSSSDVTEIVQLTFGTLGSLDPDESVVSLAADSHMVLDAAFYGDHSLSLLLQEVKDDESNNGKPVLCQLPLEALQAEAEFTPMSQVKGHLSTGQTVPSFDAGPLVTSRRMDNMRAARLAVSGSRKVACVLFSNQRRVRLFDMDAEDEGDDEEDDDETQLEDTSMVIVEDNGTDG; encoded by the exons ATGCAGCAGTCATTCCGTCAGCTTGAAGAGAGAAACCTCTCTGTAGAGGTTACCCTTATGCAGTGGTCCCCCAAGATGGATCTCATTGCCCTAGCCAATGAAAATGGAGAG GTTCTATTACAGAGATTGACTTGGCAACGTCAAGCTATTTGGACCTTGACACCTCTGGGGGAAGATGAGGGTAAGGAGGTCAGAGCTTTGGCTTGGAGACCAGATGGCAAGG TATTAGCTGTTGGCTACCAGTCAGGAAGGCTTCTCCTGTGCAGAGTAGAAAAAGCAGAGGTCATCCACACCACTCATGTTGACCAGCCAATCACATGCATGCAGTGGACTGAAGCTCTGGACAAAGATTTGGATAGTGAAGCCAATGGTCAGTCTTCATCGGTCAAGGCAGAGTTAGGGGTTACCCCTGATGCAGCCAATGAGAATCTCTCCGAGAAGTTCCTGCCCAAGCTTCCCTCTCTATCAAAAAT TTCATCTATCAAGAGTTACATTGATGACAATGTAGAAGATGCAAAGAAGCTCAAGGAACAGAAGAG ATTGAACATGCTAGCAGTGGGATGTCATGGCGGAACTCTGACTCTGCTTGCTTTTGGAGTAGCACCAATCGTCAATGTAGATATGTCACAGTTCATTCAAACAACCAAG TGTGGAGATTTCCTTGGTGCTTCTCTGTCATCAGACCTACGCACTATCTCCATCATTGTGGAGTATTCCAATGAAGAGGATATCACTGAGATTTACCAGTCTCTACTCACA CTTGACTGTGTTCTCCTGGCTTCAAGGCATCAAGAAATTTCAAGATACGCTAAGAAGTTTGGCAAGATACGGACTCTCATGGAG tACTTAGAGGCAACTTTGAAGGCAGTGACTGAGGCCAAGGAAGACATTCTCattgaaatggaaaataagCTCACCAAATATGCACAG CAAAAGCCTACAGAAGAATCTTTGAGCGATGAGTTCCTTCAGTTGCTACTATGGGGGAAGGCTAGTCCTGAACTACAGCAGTTCCTGGTCCATGATCTCACTGAGAAAGGCCTTAAGAAGTTAGACCAGTCTGTAGAGAACTCCTATGTCAGCATCCAAAAGCTAGTACTCAAGCACATACACAG TGTTGGACGATCTCTATTGTTCCAGTTGAGTGAATTGAAGGGTATGGCTTTGTGGTATGACAAGTATGGCATGCTGGGACTCAGTGCAACAGCTATCCAAG ATGCCATCAATGCAGTGGGCTCTTTCATGTTGAAAGCTAATGAACTGCTGCA AGTAATAGAAAGTAGCCTTAAGAACTTCAAAGCCTTCTTCAGATGGCTGTATGTAATTGTTATGCAACTCATGGAAGAACCTATCCAACAAAGCATTAGCAAG atgTATCAGAGGGACATCAATTTTGTTGCAGACTTCCTTGCAGAAAATTTCACAGAT GAGCCCAGCTTAGACGTGACTAAATCAGGCTTTACATTAGAGAGAGTTGGGCAGTACCTCAGGAAAGAAGACCTCCAGTTCCCAGTCACGACGGCTCCGAACTCGTGGCAAGATTTTGTCGCCTCCACACCCAGCCTCCGTGATAGTGATCTACTCTTTCCATGGCAACGTGAGAGGTCGCTGAGCCAGCTTCATGATGTCGTGAAAGATGCTGTGGACCATGCCCTAAGTCGACCTCAG AGTGTTGGAGGTGAATCTCTTACATGCAGGGAGTCTTTCACATTGGACAAGAGATCAGAAACTGATGAACCAGAGTACAGAACACTTTCACA ACAAAGCCTCCAAGATCAGAGTAAGCTTCTGACTGTGTTCATGACGGAGCCAGCTCCTACTCGGTGCATCTACTTAACCAGACAAAACACCAAGCCTGACAG AAGTAGCAGTGATGTAACAGAGATTGTTCAGCTGACCTTTGGAACTCTGGGGAGCTTAGATCCTGATGAAAGTGTAGTCTCACTTGCTGCTGATAg TCATATGGTGCTGGATGCTGCATTCTACGGTGATCACTCCCTCTCGCTCCTTCTACAAGAGGTTAAAGATGATGAGAGTAACAACGGTAAGCCTGTCCTATGTCAGTTGCCACTGGAAGCACTCCAAGCAGAGGCAGAGTTCACTCCCATGtcacaggtcaaaggtcatctatcAACAGGACAAACTGT ACCAAGTTTCGATGCAGGACCTCTAGTTACATCCAGGCGGATGGACAATATGAGAGCCGCCAGGCTAGCAGTCAGTGGGTCAAGAAAGGTTGCTTGTGTG TTGTTCTCAAACCAGAGGAGGGTGCGTCTCTTTGACATGGATGCCGAGGATGAAGGAgatgatgaggaagatgatgaCGAGACACAACTAGAGGACACTTCTATGGTGATTGTAGAGGACAATGGAACAGATGGTTGA